The proteins below are encoded in one region of Ferroplasma acidiphilum:
- a CDS encoding formate--tetrahydrofolate ligase, translating into MLQDIQEILKSLGINDYELYGKYAAKIGISNCNGGKRHGKLILMTAMTPTPAGEGKTTTAIGLAQALKKLGKNAGIAIREPSLGPCFGVKGGATGGGKSTVEPSDKINLIFTGDFPAISAAHNLLSAMINNHIYFGNELGIDPKKITFPRTVDMDDRSLRSIIVGNGGKSNGVLANDSFVITAASEIMAIMALSKSFQDLKNRLGNIIIGYTPNNRPVFARDIKANGAMAALLADALKPNIAQSVENVPAIIHTGPFGNIAHGTSSILGDYAALNMFEYTVTEAGFGSDLGFEKFMDIVTREAELPVNAVVIVATIRAIKHHGNAENIDSENLPAIEKGIGNLLAHVKNVRNFGIEPVVALNIHPLDTEQEIKKVCGLLDSAGIKYAESRVYSSGGEGGVDLARKVLESIGENKINYAYSMDDPIKAKIEKIAKTVYGADGVEYSKEALMDIKHAERNGFSSFYVCMAKTQSSLSDNPSLINVPVNFKVKVNSVSINAGSKFIIPILGSIMTMPGLPRHPAAENIDIDDKGVITGLS; encoded by the coding sequence ATGTTACAGGATATACAGGAAATTTTGAAAAGTTTAGGAATAAATGATTACGAATTATATGGAAAATATGCCGCAAAAATTGGCATTTCAAACTGCAATGGTGGAAAACGCCATGGAAAACTGATACTTATGACTGCAATGACGCCCACGCCTGCAGGTGAAGGCAAAACAACAACTGCAATAGGACTTGCCCAGGCATTGAAAAAATTAGGCAAAAATGCTGGTATTGCAATACGTGAGCCTTCACTTGGCCCGTGCTTCGGTGTTAAGGGAGGGGCAACAGGCGGTGGCAAATCCACAGTGGAACCCTCAGATAAAATTAACCTTATATTTACAGGGGATTTCCCCGCAATTTCGGCTGCGCATAATTTACTATCTGCAATGATTAACAATCATATATATTTCGGCAATGAACTTGGCATTGACCCTAAAAAAATAACCTTTCCAAGGACTGTGGATATGGATGACCGGTCCTTAAGATCAATAATAGTGGGAAATGGAGGAAAAAGCAATGGGGTTCTGGCAAATGATTCCTTTGTAATTACAGCGGCATCCGAGATAATGGCAATAATGGCACTTTCGAAAAGTTTCCAGGATCTGAAGAACAGACTGGGAAATATAATAATAGGATATACGCCAAATAATCGCCCTGTCTTTGCTAGGGATATAAAGGCAAACGGCGCTATGGCAGCGTTGCTGGCTGACGCACTGAAGCCAAATATTGCTCAGAGCGTGGAAAATGTGCCAGCAATTATACACACAGGGCCATTTGGAAATATTGCCCATGGAACTTCAAGCATCCTTGGAGATTATGCAGCACTGAATATGTTTGAATATACTGTTACTGAGGCAGGATTTGGATCAGACCTTGGCTTTGAAAAATTCATGGATATAGTAACAAGGGAGGCAGAATTGCCGGTAAACGCTGTGGTTATTGTCGCTACAATCAGGGCTATAAAGCACCATGGCAATGCGGAAAATATAGATTCTGAAAACCTACCTGCTATTGAAAAGGGTATTGGTAACCTCCTTGCACACGTTAAAAATGTGAGGAATTTCGGGATTGAGCCTGTTGTTGCATTGAATATCCACCCCCTGGACACCGAACAGGAAATTAAAAAAGTATGCGGGCTGCTTGATTCTGCCGGAATAAAATATGCTGAATCAAGGGTATATTCCAGTGGAGGGGAAGGTGGCGTTGACCTTGCCAGAAAAGTCCTGGAATCTATAGGTGAAAATAAGATTAATTATGCATACAGCATGGATGATCCCATAAAAGCCAAGATTGAAAAGATAGCTAAAACAGTTTACGGCGCAGATGGGGTAGAATATTCAAAAGAAGCACTTATGGATATTAAACACGCAGAACGTAACGGCTTTTCCTCATTCTATGTATGCATGGCAAAGACACAATCTTCGTTATCCGACAATCCATCTTTGATAAATGTACCTGTAAATTTCAAAGTAAAGGTGAATTCTGTGTCTATAAATGCCGGGTCAAAGTTCATAATACCAATACTGGGAAGCATAATGACAATGCCAGGGTTGCCACGCCATCCTGCAGCCGAGAACATCGATATAGATGATAAAGGAGTTATCACAGGTCTGTCATGA
- a CDS encoding MFS transporter yields the protein MERQVKKKPVANAYYISIGAISIFVASYNIAIISVALKPIENAFQTGTGIVYLLGALIFVGAMIGAIISGVFSDRFGRVSILTIDIVTFIGAGIGSALSTNIAMLMFFRTLVGVGVGIDYVVIFTYISEILATKNSTRNLALIMFFANFGILFSYLIGGTLLTLGSTGWRYALLSGAILAIVPLIMRSRLKESTLWKFKRIKSIKTILKDVTSRENRKYLYRFSIPWFLYQIGDQSLTMFLPFILISALGISVVSGAFSAVLVKAFTIPASIVAFLIIQRLGTRKLQATGFIIRSVFLGILGFGLYFALRFTGIEIIILLGFAFFFGSMGPDKTTVIMPVEKYDESIRGSGQGFNEMAGRFGGLIGILAFALFGMAGIDIGLIFLSITCILGFIITVICRDKNIVENISKNAKEEYYARTK from the coding sequence ATGGAAAGACAGGTAAAGAAAAAGCCTGTTGCTAATGCATATTACATTTCAATCGGCGCCATTAGCATTTTCGTTGCAAGCTACAATATAGCTATAATATCTGTAGCACTAAAACCCATAGAAAATGCATTTCAAACCGGCACCGGTATAGTATATCTTCTGGGTGCATTGATATTTGTTGGCGCCATGATAGGTGCGATAATAAGTGGGGTATTTTCTGACAGGTTTGGCAGGGTCAGCATACTTACAATAGATATAGTAACGTTTATAGGTGCAGGCATCGGGAGTGCATTATCCACCAATATCGCAATGCTGATGTTTTTCCGGACACTGGTAGGAGTTGGTGTTGGAATTGATTATGTTGTAATTTTCACATATATTTCTGAGATTCTTGCCACAAAAAATTCTACAAGGAATTTAGCCCTGATAATGTTCTTTGCCAATTTTGGAATATTATTTTCTTACCTCATAGGAGGAACGTTGTTGACTCTTGGATCTACAGGCTGGAGATATGCACTGCTCTCCGGAGCCATATTGGCAATAGTCCCCCTGATTATGAGAAGCAGGCTCAAGGAATCCACCCTATGGAAATTTAAGAGAATAAAGTCTATAAAAACCATATTAAAAGATGTAACGTCAAGGGAAAACAGAAAATATCTTTACAGATTTTCCATTCCATGGTTCCTTTACCAGATTGGGGACCAGAGCCTTACGATGTTTCTGCCATTTATACTTATATCTGCACTGGGTATTTCTGTAGTCAGCGGGGCGTTTTCGGCTGTGCTTGTCAAAGCATTTACCATACCTGCATCAATAGTAGCATTTTTAATCATACAGAGGCTTGGAACAAGAAAACTCCAGGCTACTGGATTTATTATAAGGTCAGTATTTCTCGGGATACTTGGGTTCGGCCTATATTTCGCATTAAGGTTTACCGGAATAGAAATTATAATACTTCTGGGATTTGCATTCTTCTTCGGTTCCATGGGGCCGGATAAGACCACAGTAATAATGCCAGTTGAAAAATATGACGAATCGATTCGTGGTTCAGGGCAGGGATTCAATGAAATGGCCGGGAGATTTGGCGGGCTTATAGGTATCCTTGCATTTGCCCTCTTCGGGATGGCGGGCATAGACATAGGGCTTATATTTCTATCCATCACGTGTATTCTCGGATTCATAATAACGGTTATATGCCGAGATAAAAATATAGTGGAAAATATTTCTAAAAATGCAAAGGAAGAATACTATGCCAGGACAAAGTAA
- a CDS encoding nucleotidyltransferase family protein yields the protein MQRKYSNSATRTYEINYPFIFEKLVEYGNNSIKKGSLLTILIGSLARRDYTPFSDDDVIIITDSTRSEIEFMDPYMPIDIEPRVFTINRIYEMAKSLLVTMRYLII from the coding sequence ATGCAAAGGAAATATTCGAATTCTGCAACAAGAACATACGAAATTAATTACCCTTTTATTTTTGAAAAACTTGTTGAATATGGAAATAATTCAATTAAAAAAGGTTCATTGTTAACAATTTTGATTGGTTCTCTTGCCAGAAGAGATTATACTCCATTTTCAGATGACGATGTTATAATAATTACAGATTCAACCAGAAGTGAAATAGAATTCATGGACCCTTATATGCCAATTGATATAGAACCACGTGTTTTCACAATAAATAGGATATACGAAATGGCAAAATCCTTGCTGGTAACGATGAGATATTTAATAATTTAG
- a CDS encoding HEPN domain-containing protein: MPSRSMDWLKQAKRDLEEAEGSLNNEKYEWACFASQQSAEKAVIALYHSINKEIWSHSVSRMLLQLTEFDIDKSLADKAMELDRVYIGSRYPDYYTEGSPFEYYSIEDAKRCLNYAKEIFEFCNKNIRN, encoded by the coding sequence ATGCCATCAAGATCGATGGATTGGCTAAAACAGGCTAAAAGGGATCTCGAAGAGGCTGAAGGCTCATTAAATAATGAAAAATACGAATGGGCTTGCTTTGCATCCCAGCAATCTGCTGAGAAAGCAGTGATAGCCTTGTACCATTCAATAAATAAGGAAATATGGAGCCATTCTGTATCAAGGATGCTGTTGCAACTTACAGAATTTGATATAGATAAGAGTCTAGCTGACAAAGCAATGGAACTCGATAGAGTGTATATAGGTTCAAGATACCCGGATTATTATACTGAGGGGTCCCCGTTTGAGTACTACTCAATAGAAGACGCAAAGAGGTGTTTAAATTATGCAAAGGAAATATTCGAATTCTGCAACAAGAACATACGAAATTAA
- a CDS encoding Zn-ribbon domain-containing OB-fold protein → MAGKKLMKIDPAVVEWNYNTEYRHSYAQDSPFFIALGKNKLLGSRCPECGYKYGTYRKYCMYCGAETEDIELPLKGKIHSFTTCYYSGESFRNDVPFTLVLVEFPGIDSLFMSRLYADDTGKIKIGMDIIAKFKKFQDFTVNDVYFVLE, encoded by the coding sequence CTTATGAAGATAGACCCTGCAGTTGTTGAATGGAATTATAATACTGAATACAGGCACAGTTATGCCCAGGATTCGCCATTTTTCATAGCCCTGGGAAAAAATAAGCTTCTGGGTTCCAGATGCCCGGAATGTGGATATAAATACGGGACATACAGGAAATACTGCATGTATTGTGGTGCAGAAACAGAGGACATAGAACTTCCCCTGAAGGGCAAAATACATTCATTCACGACATGCTACTACTCCGGGGAAAGCTTCCGGAACGATGTGCCATTTACGCTTGTCCTTGTTGAGTTTCCAGGGATAGATTCCCTTTTTATGTCTAGGCTTTATGCAGATGATACCGGCAAAATTAAAATCGGGATGGATATAATTGCAAAATTCAAAAAATTCCAGGATTTTACTGTAAACGATGTTTACTTTGTTTTAGAATAA